A region of Ictidomys tridecemlineatus isolate mIctTri1 chromosome 4, mIctTri1.hap1, whole genome shotgun sequence DNA encodes the following proteins:
- the Scyl1 gene encoding N-terminal kinase-like protein isoform X6: MWFFARDPVRDFPFELSPEAPEGSPPGPWVLHRGRKKATGSLVSIFVYDVKPGAEEQTQVAKAAFKRLKTLRHPNILAYIDGLETEKCLHVVTEAVTPLGMYLKARVDAGGLKEQELSWGLHQIVKALSFLVNDCNLIHNNVCMAAVFVDRAGEWKLGGLDYMYSAQGNGGGPPRKGIPELEQYDPPELTDNSGRAVREKWSADMWRLGCLIWEVFNGPLPRATALRNPGKIPKSLVPHYCELVGANPKVRPNPARFLQNCQAPGGFMNNRFVETNLFLEEIQIKEPTEKQKFFQELSKSLDSFPEDFCRHKVLPQLLTAFEFGNAGAVVLTPLFKVGKFLSAEEYQQKIIPVVVKMFSSTDRAMRIRLLQQMEQFIQYLDEPTVNTQIFPHVVHGFLDTNPAIREQTVKSMLLLAPKLNEANLNMELMKHFARLQAKDEQGPIRCNTTVCLGKIGSYLSASTRHRVLTSAFSRATKDPFAPSRVAGVLGFAATHNFYSMNDCAHKILPVLCGLTVDPEKSVRDQAFKAIRSFLSKLESVSEDPTQLAEVEKDVHAASSPGMGGAAASWAGWAVTGVSSLTSKFIRAHPMATQAETNVPQRPMPEGHPAPAPTPLSATSTTSDRWETQEDKDTTEDSSTADRWDDEDWGSLEQEAESVLAQQDDWSTRGQASIAGQVSWTGATGKLKAPGSRAGRSPAPQSHPLKAQDWPASITGVAQSPTTRVTPSLPCLCVLVPSPGQNRTHGVRTTGRAWRLRADRSRPSWHGKSVRTGGGRWRPNAQRRRQPRAP; this comes from the exons ATGTGGTTCTTTGCCCGGGACCCGGTCCGGGACTTTCCGTTCGAGCTCAGCCCAGAGGCTCCTGAAGGCAGCCCGCCCGGACCCTGGGTCCTGCACCGCGGCCGCAAAAAG GCCACAGGCAGCCTGGTGTCCATATTCGTGTACGACGTGAAGCCTGGCGCTGAAGAGCAGACCCAGGTGGCCAAAGCTGCCTTCAAGCGCCTCAAAACTCTCCGGCACCCCAACATCCTGGCCTATATCGATGGGCTGGAG ACAGAAAAGTGCCTCCATGTAGTGACAGAGGCTGTGACCCCACTGGGAATGTACCTCAAGGCTCGAGTGGATGCTGGTGGCCTGAAGGAGCAGGAGTTGTCCTGGGGGCTACACCAGATAGTGAAAGCCCTCAGCTTCTTGGTCAACGACTGCAACCTTATCCACAATAACGTCTGTATGGCTGCTGTGTTTGTGGACCGAGCTGGCGAGTGGAAACTTGGGGGCCTGGATTACATGTACTCAGCCCAGGGCAATGGTGGGGGACCACCCCGCAAGGGGATCCCTGAACTTGAGCAGTATGACCCCCCGGAATTGACTGACAACAGCGGCAGAGCGGTCAGAGAGAAGTG GTCAGCAGACATGTGGCGCTTGGGCTGCCTCATCTGGGAAGTCTTCAATGGGCCTCTACCTCGGGCGACTGCCCTTCGCAATCCTGGGAAG ATCCCCAAATCCCTGGTGCCCCATTACTGTGAACTGGTGGGAGCTAACCCTAAGGTGCGTCCCAACCCAGCCCGCTTTCTGCAGAACTGCCAGGCACCTGGTGGTTTCATGAACAACCGTTTTGTGGAGACCAACCTCTTCTTGGAAGAGATTCAG ATCAAAGAGCCGACCGAGAAGCAAAAATTCTTCCAAGAGTTGAGCAAGAGCCTGGACTCATTCCCTGAGGATTTCTGTCGGCACAAGGTGCTGCCCCAGCTGCTGACTGCCTTCGAGTTTGGCAACGCTGGGGCTGTGGTCCTCACACCCCTCTTCAAG GTGGGCAAGTTCCTCAGTGCTGAGGAGTATCAGCAGAAGATCATTCCTGTGGTGGTCAAGATGTTCTCATCCACCGACCGCGCCATGCGCATCCGCCTCCTGCAGCAG ATGGAGCAGTTTATCCAATACCTTGATGAGCCGACAGTCAACACCCAGATCTTTCCCCATGTTGTACATGGCTTTCTGGATACCAACCCTGCCATCCGGGAGCAGACTGTCAAG TCCATGCTGCTCCTGGCCCCAAAGCTAAATGAAGCCAACCTCAACATGGAGCTCATGAAGCACTTTGCCCGGCTGCAGGCCAAGGATGAACAGGGCCCAATCCGCTGCAACACCACGGTCTGCCTGGGAAAAATTGGCTCCTACCTCAGTGCCAGT ACCAGACACAGAGTCCTCACCTCCGCCTTCAGCCGGGCCACTAAGGACCCATTTGCACCATCCCGGGTTGCGGGTGTTTTGGGCTTTGCTGCCACCCACAACTTCTACTCAATGAACGACTGTGCCCACAAGATCCTGCCTGTACTGTGTGGCCTCACTGTGGACCCTGAAAAATCTGTGCGGGACCAG GCCTTCAAGGCCATTCGGAGCTTCCTGTCCAAACTGGAGTCTGTGTCTGAGGATCCCACCCAGTTGGCAGAAGTGG AGAAGGATGTCCATGCAGCTTCCAGCCCTGGGATGGGAGGAGCTGCAGCCAGCTGGGCAGGCTGGGCTGTGACTGGAGTCTCCTCACTTACCTCTAAATTCATCCGTGCACACCCCATGGCTACACAGGCTGAGACCAATGTGCCCCAGAGACCAATGCCTGAGG GAcatcctgccccagcccccacacCTCTCTCTGCCACCTCTACAACCTCAGACCGCTGGGAGACACAGGAGGACAAGGACACAACAGAGGATAGCAGTACTGCTGACAGATGGGATGATGAGGACTGGGGCAGCTTGGAG CAGGAGGCTGAGTCTGTGTTGGCCCAGCAGGATGACTGGAGTACCAGGGGCCAAGCAAGCATAGCTGGACAGGTGAGCTGG ACTGGAGCAACTGGGAAGCTGAAGGCTCCTGGGAGCAGGGCTGGCAGGAGCCCAGCTCCCCAGAGCCACCCCCTGAAGGCACAAGATTGGCCAGCGAGTATAACTGGGGTGGCCCAGAGTCCAACGACAAGGGTGACCCCTTCGCTGCCCTGTCTGTGCGTTCTAGTACCCAG CCCAGGCCAGAATCGGACTCATGGGGTGAGGACAACTGGGAGGGCCTGGAGACTGAGAGCC GACAGGTCAAGGCCGAGCTGGCACGGAAAAAGCGTGAGGACCGGCGGAGGGAGATGGAGGCCAAACGCGCAGAGAAGAAGGCAGCCAAGGGCCCCATGA
- the Scyl1 gene encoding N-terminal kinase-like protein isoform X11 codes for MWFFARDPVRDFPFELSPEAPEGSPPGPWVLHRGRKKATGSLVSIFVYDVKPGAEEQTQVAKAAFKRLKTLRHPNILAYIDGLETEKCLHVVTEAVTPLGMYLKARVDAGGLKEQELSWGLHQIVKALSFLVNDCNLIHNNVCMAAVFVDRAGEWKLGGLDYMYSAQGNGGGPPRKGIPELEQYDPPELTDNSGRAVREKWSADMWRLGCLIWEVFNGPLPRATALRNPGKIPKSLVPHYCELVGANPKVRPNPARFLQNCQAPGGFMNNRFVETNLFLEEIQIKEPTEKQKFFQELSKSLDSFPEDFCRHKVLPQLLTAFEFGNAGAVVLTPLFKVGKFLSAEEYQQKIIPVVVKMFSSTDRAMRIRLLQQMEQFIQYLDEPTVNTQIFPHVVHGFLDTNPAIREQTVKSMLLLAPKLNEANLNMELMKHFARLQAKDEQGPIRCNTTVCLGKIGSYLSASTRHRVLTSAFSRATKDPFAPSRVAGVLGFAATHNFYSMNDCAHKILPVLCGLTVDPEKSVRDQAFKAIRSFLSKLESVSEDPTQLAEVEKDVHAASSPGMGGAAASWAGWAVTGVSSLTSKFIRAHPMATQAETNVPQRPMPEDRWETQEDKDTTEDSSTADRWDDEDWGSLEQEAESVLAQQDDWSTRGQASIAGQVSPPEHKSPESDWSNWEAEGSWEQGWQEPSSPEPPPEGTRLASEYNWGGPESNDKGDPFAALSVRSSTQDRSRPSWHGKSVRTGGGRWRPNAQRRRQPRAP; via the exons ATGTGGTTCTTTGCCCGGGACCCGGTCCGGGACTTTCCGTTCGAGCTCAGCCCAGAGGCTCCTGAAGGCAGCCCGCCCGGACCCTGGGTCCTGCACCGCGGCCGCAAAAAG GCCACAGGCAGCCTGGTGTCCATATTCGTGTACGACGTGAAGCCTGGCGCTGAAGAGCAGACCCAGGTGGCCAAAGCTGCCTTCAAGCGCCTCAAAACTCTCCGGCACCCCAACATCCTGGCCTATATCGATGGGCTGGAG ACAGAAAAGTGCCTCCATGTAGTGACAGAGGCTGTGACCCCACTGGGAATGTACCTCAAGGCTCGAGTGGATGCTGGTGGCCTGAAGGAGCAGGAGTTGTCCTGGGGGCTACACCAGATAGTGAAAGCCCTCAGCTTCTTGGTCAACGACTGCAACCTTATCCACAATAACGTCTGTATGGCTGCTGTGTTTGTGGACCGAGCTGGCGAGTGGAAACTTGGGGGCCTGGATTACATGTACTCAGCCCAGGGCAATGGTGGGGGACCACCCCGCAAGGGGATCCCTGAACTTGAGCAGTATGACCCCCCGGAATTGACTGACAACAGCGGCAGAGCGGTCAGAGAGAAGTG GTCAGCAGACATGTGGCGCTTGGGCTGCCTCATCTGGGAAGTCTTCAATGGGCCTCTACCTCGGGCGACTGCCCTTCGCAATCCTGGGAAG ATCCCCAAATCCCTGGTGCCCCATTACTGTGAACTGGTGGGAGCTAACCCTAAGGTGCGTCCCAACCCAGCCCGCTTTCTGCAGAACTGCCAGGCACCTGGTGGTTTCATGAACAACCGTTTTGTGGAGACCAACCTCTTCTTGGAAGAGATTCAG ATCAAAGAGCCGACCGAGAAGCAAAAATTCTTCCAAGAGTTGAGCAAGAGCCTGGACTCATTCCCTGAGGATTTCTGTCGGCACAAGGTGCTGCCCCAGCTGCTGACTGCCTTCGAGTTTGGCAACGCTGGGGCTGTGGTCCTCACACCCCTCTTCAAG GTGGGCAAGTTCCTCAGTGCTGAGGAGTATCAGCAGAAGATCATTCCTGTGGTGGTCAAGATGTTCTCATCCACCGACCGCGCCATGCGCATCCGCCTCCTGCAGCAG ATGGAGCAGTTTATCCAATACCTTGATGAGCCGACAGTCAACACCCAGATCTTTCCCCATGTTGTACATGGCTTTCTGGATACCAACCCTGCCATCCGGGAGCAGACTGTCAAG TCCATGCTGCTCCTGGCCCCAAAGCTAAATGAAGCCAACCTCAACATGGAGCTCATGAAGCACTTTGCCCGGCTGCAGGCCAAGGATGAACAGGGCCCAATCCGCTGCAACACCACGGTCTGCCTGGGAAAAATTGGCTCCTACCTCAGTGCCAGT ACCAGACACAGAGTCCTCACCTCCGCCTTCAGCCGGGCCACTAAGGACCCATTTGCACCATCCCGGGTTGCGGGTGTTTTGGGCTTTGCTGCCACCCACAACTTCTACTCAATGAACGACTGTGCCCACAAGATCCTGCCTGTACTGTGTGGCCTCACTGTGGACCCTGAAAAATCTGTGCGGGACCAG GCCTTCAAGGCCATTCGGAGCTTCCTGTCCAAACTGGAGTCTGTGTCTGAGGATCCCACCCAGTTGGCAGAAGTGG AGAAGGATGTCCATGCAGCTTCCAGCCCTGGGATGGGAGGAGCTGCAGCCAGCTGGGCAGGCTGGGCTGTGACTGGAGTCTCCTCACTTACCTCTAAATTCATCCGTGCACACCCCATGGCTACACAGGCTGAGACCAATGTGCCCCAGAGACCAATGCCTGAGG ACCGCTGGGAGACACAGGAGGACAAGGACACAACAGAGGATAGCAGTACTGCTGACAGATGGGATGATGAGGACTGGGGCAGCTTGGAG CAGGAGGCTGAGTCTGTGTTGGCCCAGCAGGATGACTGGAGTACCAGGGGCCAAGCAAGCATAGCTGGACAG gtcagtcccCCAGAACACAAATCTCCTGAGTCAGACTGGAGCAACTGGGAAGCTGAAGGCTCCTGGGAGCAGGGCTGGCAGGAGCCCAGCTCCCCAGAGCCACCCCCTGAAGGCACAAGATTGGCCAGCGAGTATAACTGGGGTGGCCCAGAGTCCAACGACAAGGGTGACCCCTTCGCTGCCCTGTCTGTGCGTTCTAGTACCCAG GACAGGTCAAGGCCGAGCTGGCACGGAAAAAGCGTGAGGACCGGCGGAGGGAGATGGAGGCCAAACGCGCAGAGAAGAAGGCAGCCAAGGGCCCCATGA
- the Scyl1 gene encoding N-terminal kinase-like protein isoform X9, which produces MWFFARDPVRDFPFELSPEAPEGSPPGPWVLHRGRKKATGSLVSIFVYDVKPGAEEQTQVAKAAFKRLKTLRHPNILAYIDGLETEKCLHVVTEAVTPLGMYLKARVDAGGLKEQELSWGLHQIVKALSFLVNDCNLIHNNVCMAAVFVDRAGEWKLGGLDYMYSAQGNGGGPPRKGIPELEQYDPPELTDNSGRAVREKWSADMWRLGCLIWEVFNGPLPRATALRNPGKIPKSLVPHYCELVGANPKVRPNPARFLQNCQAPGGFMNNRFVETNLFLEEIQIKEPTEKQKFFQELSKSLDSFPEDFCRHKVLPQLLTAFEFGNAGAVVLTPLFKVGKFLSAEEYQQKIIPVVVKMFSSTDRAMRIRLLQQMEQFIQYLDEPTVNTQIFPHVVHGFLDTNPAIREQTVKSMLLLAPKLNEANLNMELMKHFARLQAKDEQGPIRCNTTVCLGKIGSYLSASTRHRVLTSAFSRATKDPFAPSRVAGVLGFAATHNFYSMNDCAHKILPVLCGLTVDPEKSVRDQAFKAIRSFLSKLESVSEDPTQLAEVEKDVHAASSPGMGGAAASWAGWAVTGVSSLTSKFIRAHPMATQAETNVPQRPMPEGHPAPAPTPLSATSTTSDRWETQEDKDTTEDSSTADRWDDEDWGSLEEAESVLAQQDDWSTRGQASIAGQVSPPEHKSPESDWSNWEAEGSWEQGWQEPSSPEPPPEGTRLASEYNWGGPESNDKGDPFAALSVRSSTQDRSRPSWHGKSVRTGGGRWRPNAQRRRQPRAP; this is translated from the exons ATGTGGTTCTTTGCCCGGGACCCGGTCCGGGACTTTCCGTTCGAGCTCAGCCCAGAGGCTCCTGAAGGCAGCCCGCCCGGACCCTGGGTCCTGCACCGCGGCCGCAAAAAG GCCACAGGCAGCCTGGTGTCCATATTCGTGTACGACGTGAAGCCTGGCGCTGAAGAGCAGACCCAGGTGGCCAAAGCTGCCTTCAAGCGCCTCAAAACTCTCCGGCACCCCAACATCCTGGCCTATATCGATGGGCTGGAG ACAGAAAAGTGCCTCCATGTAGTGACAGAGGCTGTGACCCCACTGGGAATGTACCTCAAGGCTCGAGTGGATGCTGGTGGCCTGAAGGAGCAGGAGTTGTCCTGGGGGCTACACCAGATAGTGAAAGCCCTCAGCTTCTTGGTCAACGACTGCAACCTTATCCACAATAACGTCTGTATGGCTGCTGTGTTTGTGGACCGAGCTGGCGAGTGGAAACTTGGGGGCCTGGATTACATGTACTCAGCCCAGGGCAATGGTGGGGGACCACCCCGCAAGGGGATCCCTGAACTTGAGCAGTATGACCCCCCGGAATTGACTGACAACAGCGGCAGAGCGGTCAGAGAGAAGTG GTCAGCAGACATGTGGCGCTTGGGCTGCCTCATCTGGGAAGTCTTCAATGGGCCTCTACCTCGGGCGACTGCCCTTCGCAATCCTGGGAAG ATCCCCAAATCCCTGGTGCCCCATTACTGTGAACTGGTGGGAGCTAACCCTAAGGTGCGTCCCAACCCAGCCCGCTTTCTGCAGAACTGCCAGGCACCTGGTGGTTTCATGAACAACCGTTTTGTGGAGACCAACCTCTTCTTGGAAGAGATTCAG ATCAAAGAGCCGACCGAGAAGCAAAAATTCTTCCAAGAGTTGAGCAAGAGCCTGGACTCATTCCCTGAGGATTTCTGTCGGCACAAGGTGCTGCCCCAGCTGCTGACTGCCTTCGAGTTTGGCAACGCTGGGGCTGTGGTCCTCACACCCCTCTTCAAG GTGGGCAAGTTCCTCAGTGCTGAGGAGTATCAGCAGAAGATCATTCCTGTGGTGGTCAAGATGTTCTCATCCACCGACCGCGCCATGCGCATCCGCCTCCTGCAGCAG ATGGAGCAGTTTATCCAATACCTTGATGAGCCGACAGTCAACACCCAGATCTTTCCCCATGTTGTACATGGCTTTCTGGATACCAACCCTGCCATCCGGGAGCAGACTGTCAAG TCCATGCTGCTCCTGGCCCCAAAGCTAAATGAAGCCAACCTCAACATGGAGCTCATGAAGCACTTTGCCCGGCTGCAGGCCAAGGATGAACAGGGCCCAATCCGCTGCAACACCACGGTCTGCCTGGGAAAAATTGGCTCCTACCTCAGTGCCAGT ACCAGACACAGAGTCCTCACCTCCGCCTTCAGCCGGGCCACTAAGGACCCATTTGCACCATCCCGGGTTGCGGGTGTTTTGGGCTTTGCTGCCACCCACAACTTCTACTCAATGAACGACTGTGCCCACAAGATCCTGCCTGTACTGTGTGGCCTCACTGTGGACCCTGAAAAATCTGTGCGGGACCAG GCCTTCAAGGCCATTCGGAGCTTCCTGTCCAAACTGGAGTCTGTGTCTGAGGATCCCACCCAGTTGGCAGAAGTGG AGAAGGATGTCCATGCAGCTTCCAGCCCTGGGATGGGAGGAGCTGCAGCCAGCTGGGCAGGCTGGGCTGTGACTGGAGTCTCCTCACTTACCTCTAAATTCATCCGTGCACACCCCATGGCTACACAGGCTGAGACCAATGTGCCCCAGAGACCAATGCCTGAGG GAcatcctgccccagcccccacacCTCTCTCTGCCACCTCTACAACCTCAGACCGCTGGGAGACACAGGAGGACAAGGACACAACAGAGGATAGCAGTACTGCTGACAGATGGGATGATGAGGACTGGGGCAGCTTGGAG GAGGCTGAGTCTGTGTTGGCCCAGCAGGATGACTGGAGTACCAGGGGCCAAGCAAGCATAGCTGGACAG gtcagtcccCCAGAACACAAATCTCCTGAGTCAGACTGGAGCAACTGGGAAGCTGAAGGCTCCTGGGAGCAGGGCTGGCAGGAGCCCAGCTCCCCAGAGCCACCCCCTGAAGGCACAAGATTGGCCAGCGAGTATAACTGGGGTGGCCCAGAGTCCAACGACAAGGGTGACCCCTTCGCTGCCCTGTCTGTGCGTTCTAGTACCCAG GACAGGTCAAGGCCGAGCTGGCACGGAAAAAGCGTGAGGACCGGCGGAGGGAGATGGAGGCCAAACGCGCAGAGAAGAAGGCAGCCAAGGGCCCCATGA
- the Scyl1 gene encoding N-terminal kinase-like protein isoform X8 yields MWFFARDPVRDFPFELSPEAPEGSPPGPWVLHRGRKKATGSLVSIFVYDVKPGAEEQTQVAKAAFKRLKTLRHPNILAYIDGLETEKCLHVVTEAVTPLGMYLKARVDAGGLKEQELSWGLHQIVKALSFLVNDCNLIHNNVCMAAVFVDRAGEWKLGGLDYMYSAQGNGGGPPRKGIPELEQYDPPELTDNSGRAVREKWSADMWRLGCLIWEVFNGPLPRATALRNPGKIPKSLVPHYCELVGANPKVRPNPARFLQNCQAPGGFMNNRFVETNLFLEEIQIKEPTEKQKFFQELSKSLDSFPEDFCRHKVLPQLLTAFEFGNAGAVVLTPLFKVGKFLSAEEYQQKIIPVVVKMFSSTDRAMRIRLLQQMEQFIQYLDEPTVNTQIFPHVVHGFLDTNPAIREQTVKSMLLLAPKLNEANLNMELMKHFARLQAKDEQGPIRCNTTVCLGKIGSYLSASTRHRVLTSAFSRATKDPFAPSRVAGVLGFAATHNFYSMNDCAHKILPVLCGLTVDPEKSVRDQAFKAIRSFLSKLESVSEDPTQLAEVEKDVHAASSPGMGGAAASWAGWAVTGVSSLTSKFIRAHPMATQAETNVPQRPMPEGHPAPAPTPLSATSTTSDRWETQEDKDTTEDSSTADRWDDEDWGSLEQEAESVLAQQDDWSTRGQASIAGQVSPPEHKSPESDWSNWEAEGSWEQGWQEPSSPEPPPEGTRLASEYNWGGPESNDKGDPFAALSVRSSTQDRSRPSWHGKSVRTGGGRWRPNAQRRRQPRAP; encoded by the exons ATGTGGTTCTTTGCCCGGGACCCGGTCCGGGACTTTCCGTTCGAGCTCAGCCCAGAGGCTCCTGAAGGCAGCCCGCCCGGACCCTGGGTCCTGCACCGCGGCCGCAAAAAG GCCACAGGCAGCCTGGTGTCCATATTCGTGTACGACGTGAAGCCTGGCGCTGAAGAGCAGACCCAGGTGGCCAAAGCTGCCTTCAAGCGCCTCAAAACTCTCCGGCACCCCAACATCCTGGCCTATATCGATGGGCTGGAG ACAGAAAAGTGCCTCCATGTAGTGACAGAGGCTGTGACCCCACTGGGAATGTACCTCAAGGCTCGAGTGGATGCTGGTGGCCTGAAGGAGCAGGAGTTGTCCTGGGGGCTACACCAGATAGTGAAAGCCCTCAGCTTCTTGGTCAACGACTGCAACCTTATCCACAATAACGTCTGTATGGCTGCTGTGTTTGTGGACCGAGCTGGCGAGTGGAAACTTGGGGGCCTGGATTACATGTACTCAGCCCAGGGCAATGGTGGGGGACCACCCCGCAAGGGGATCCCTGAACTTGAGCAGTATGACCCCCCGGAATTGACTGACAACAGCGGCAGAGCGGTCAGAGAGAAGTG GTCAGCAGACATGTGGCGCTTGGGCTGCCTCATCTGGGAAGTCTTCAATGGGCCTCTACCTCGGGCGACTGCCCTTCGCAATCCTGGGAAG ATCCCCAAATCCCTGGTGCCCCATTACTGTGAACTGGTGGGAGCTAACCCTAAGGTGCGTCCCAACCCAGCCCGCTTTCTGCAGAACTGCCAGGCACCTGGTGGTTTCATGAACAACCGTTTTGTGGAGACCAACCTCTTCTTGGAAGAGATTCAG ATCAAAGAGCCGACCGAGAAGCAAAAATTCTTCCAAGAGTTGAGCAAGAGCCTGGACTCATTCCCTGAGGATTTCTGTCGGCACAAGGTGCTGCCCCAGCTGCTGACTGCCTTCGAGTTTGGCAACGCTGGGGCTGTGGTCCTCACACCCCTCTTCAAG GTGGGCAAGTTCCTCAGTGCTGAGGAGTATCAGCAGAAGATCATTCCTGTGGTGGTCAAGATGTTCTCATCCACCGACCGCGCCATGCGCATCCGCCTCCTGCAGCAG ATGGAGCAGTTTATCCAATACCTTGATGAGCCGACAGTCAACACCCAGATCTTTCCCCATGTTGTACATGGCTTTCTGGATACCAACCCTGCCATCCGGGAGCAGACTGTCAAG TCCATGCTGCTCCTGGCCCCAAAGCTAAATGAAGCCAACCTCAACATGGAGCTCATGAAGCACTTTGCCCGGCTGCAGGCCAAGGATGAACAGGGCCCAATCCGCTGCAACACCACGGTCTGCCTGGGAAAAATTGGCTCCTACCTCAGTGCCAGT ACCAGACACAGAGTCCTCACCTCCGCCTTCAGCCGGGCCACTAAGGACCCATTTGCACCATCCCGGGTTGCGGGTGTTTTGGGCTTTGCTGCCACCCACAACTTCTACTCAATGAACGACTGTGCCCACAAGATCCTGCCTGTACTGTGTGGCCTCACTGTGGACCCTGAAAAATCTGTGCGGGACCAG GCCTTCAAGGCCATTCGGAGCTTCCTGTCCAAACTGGAGTCTGTGTCTGAGGATCCCACCCAGTTGGCAGAAGTGG AGAAGGATGTCCATGCAGCTTCCAGCCCTGGGATGGGAGGAGCTGCAGCCAGCTGGGCAGGCTGGGCTGTGACTGGAGTCTCCTCACTTACCTCTAAATTCATCCGTGCACACCCCATGGCTACACAGGCTGAGACCAATGTGCCCCAGAGACCAATGCCTGAGG GAcatcctgccccagcccccacacCTCTCTCTGCCACCTCTACAACCTCAGACCGCTGGGAGACACAGGAGGACAAGGACACAACAGAGGATAGCAGTACTGCTGACAGATGGGATGATGAGGACTGGGGCAGCTTGGAG CAGGAGGCTGAGTCTGTGTTGGCCCAGCAGGATGACTGGAGTACCAGGGGCCAAGCAAGCATAGCTGGACAG gtcagtcccCCAGAACACAAATCTCCTGAGTCAGACTGGAGCAACTGGGAAGCTGAAGGCTCCTGGGAGCAGGGCTGGCAGGAGCCCAGCTCCCCAGAGCCACCCCCTGAAGGCACAAGATTGGCCAGCGAGTATAACTGGGGTGGCCCAGAGTCCAACGACAAGGGTGACCCCTTCGCTGCCCTGTCTGTGCGTTCTAGTACCCAG GACAGGTCAAGGCCGAGCTGGCACGGAAAAAGCGTGAGGACCGGCGGAGGGAGATGGAGGCCAAACGCGCAGAGAAGAAGGCAGCCAAGGGCCCCATGA